ATAGAATTCTCTAATACTTGCTTTCCTTTCATGGGTAGACATGGTAGTTGTCCCATCTACATAAACCTGAAGCGAGAGGAAAATTTGTCAGTTGTCACCTTGACAAAATTTCTGAGTTTAATACGAACATCCAAAACCCAAAACGCCTTGGACCATACCTTGTATATTAGGATTCTTAACAATCCTAGGGCCCCGGCAAGATTGCAATCTGTCCATTGTACCAAAAAGAGAAATAGGTGTGCTGCCATACTGTATGACATTCTCATTTGAAGGCATGCACCGTCATATTCCCTTGGAAAATCTGATGCCCTGCACACCCAATTGCGTATAAAGTGATCAATATAAGCAAGAAGAATGGCTGGCGACATGGGAAAAAATGCAACGTTCCATTGGACACCATTCAGAGCTCAAGTATGTTATCTGTAGCCTGTCTAGACAAGTTTCTCTAAAGGCTCATCATAAACTCAGCAAACTTCAAAATACTGAATCATAAAAcgaaaaaaaacacacacaagcAACTAGGCAGCATGGCACTGTCGCAGAAAAAGATAATGCACTGCATATCAGATGTCAGGAAGAAATAAATCGTGAAAAAAAATAATCGTGCATTATTTAATTGTCAACCAAATCACTCGAGAGACCATCCAACCCCTGCCAAAGGGTCAAAATGCCATACATATGACAGGAGAAAAATATTGTCACTATAgacacaaacaaaacaaataaacaaaacagTGAAAGCAATAACAAATTCTCTTCTCGTAACCACACAAATCCAGCATGACGAAAGCGCAGATTGTCAAACTTTTGGGCACAATATACAGGACGAAACAGTAAAATACAGtcatttagaaaattaaaaaccagAAGTTACTCGTAAATATAATGTCACTAACAAGCAAACAAGCCAGATGAAGAACTCCACCAAAGGTTTCCCTGTTTGTTAGGTCCGGGTTCCTGAAGTACTAAAATTTCCACAAGTGCAGATAACGGAAATTGAAAATTACATGAACGATGTATTTGCAGCAAAATTAAATGCTCAATATTTTTATCAACGAAAATTGACGGTTGACTGAGAAGGAAAGCAAAAATCAGAGGATAAACCCCAGAGAATCATTTCCTATACCAAAATAAACTTCACTCGTGATCATGATccaattatgaaataaaataaaaaaacaccaTTTTGCAGAAAAGATAAATGAAGGGTGTCTGAGTctaccatattaaaaaaaatgcaaactTGATCAGAACAACGTGTTTTTCTTAAAGGGGTGcgaaaaattgaaatgaaaggatgaatgaaaggaaaaaagaaaaaagaaaaaagaaaaactgacAGGGTATTGGCATGGTGAATATCAGCTTCAAGCAGTTTCAGAGAGTCCTTGAAAGACCATCCCATGGAAGCTATGTACATAACTCTCTCACAATTCCGAACAAGATTCTAAACCCAACTCCTAAACCAAAACCCACTACAATTTTTTTCCCCGTCAAATTTTCTCTCAATCTTCTGTGAACCATATCCGTATTTGTACTCTCATCACTCTCATCAGGTGATCCAGTAACATCCTCAAGAGTTTCTCTTGATACcttcaaatcatcaaattcaacggAAACACAAACCCAGGCTTTGACATCAAATTCAGCCTCATCCACCCTTGGATCATTGTATATATGTTGGGCAAGAGTGGTCTTACCCACCCCTCCCATTCCCACTATAGAAAGTATAGACGGGTTATTGGGAACGTCAGATTTGAGCCAATTAAAGATAGATTCTTTGTTAGCATCTCTGCCATAGATAACACTTTCGTTTGGCAAGTATGTTGACGGCAATTTACGGCCGAATAGTGATCCGACCCCAACATCATCAACCTTTTTCAAACCAAGATCATGGCTTTGTGTTGCTAGATCTTCTAGGTTCTCAATGAGGTTTTCCATCCttgattcaatttcatttttaaagaaACTGACGAAAGAAGATGTGAAGGAATGTGCATGATCTATTTCCTCCAAGAGATCCTCTGTATCAAGCATGACACCTTTGGCTGCGAGAAGCCAATCTCTCACACGTAGATCTGTGAACGGTTTCTGTTCTGCATCATGAGAAACAACTTCAACGGCCAGGAGCTTCACCTTCAAGTTGCTTATCTGTTTCTTTTTAGGGGAAAAGAACAACACGAAGATGGTGCAGGAAAGGGGTTTAGGGGAAAATGATTCCGGTGAAGTTTTAGGGAGCGAGGAAATGAAGGCAGAGAGCGAGAAAATAGGGTTTGAGGAAATGAAGGCAGAGAGCGAGAAAATAGGGTTTGAGGAAATGAAGGCTGAGAGCAAGAAAACAGGGTTTAAGAAAAATTAGAGAATAAGGGAAATGATTAAAGCAGAAGAAACGAAGGCGCGGGGCGGATAAATATTTAGGGATTACTTAGAAAGATTTAAGGGCGGTTTTGTTAACCGCCGAAACGTTTTCGGGGTTTACAAAACAGCAGGAAACTAaccctattttttatttattttttattgattaaaatatatatgctACTTaagtggaaaaataaaaatctataaattcaACCCTTTAAAGAAATACTGAAGTGTAACCTTCCTTTTGTCTTTACAcacatattttcaattattaaatgtaaaCAATGATCTgatacattaattaataatttatttttaaataaattaacacaAAGCATTAATGTAACATTGAGATGCTCAATTGGGTTATTAGTCCTAGACTGTAAAATACAAAAAGGTGTTTTAATTACAGTGAGTTTGATTGGTAGAACAGATTCATTgtcattttatcaataaatgcCAAATTGATGGTTAGATTCAACAGCCCAAGCAAATATGACACTTTTTTTAAGGTCTGCAGAATTCATACATGCAGacagaaaaaatgttattattatgttaGGGACTGTTTGGACAGAAACTGAGTCATGGTTTTTGGATACAAATGGCAGCCATGCAATGTTCACATTCAAATTTACCACTGTCCATTACAATCTTCTGAGGTACAACAGCtgtaaataacttaaatttaaaggaaattatattaaaatctatACCACTGTTATTTCTTTGTtgtaaattttcattaaaaacttgctttttacttttcattaaattttcTGTTAGTACTCTATACTTTAATTAAAACAGCTAAATTAAAACGTAATTTTTCGTTTCTTTAGCTTTTATTTGCTATGCTCTGAGGTTGCaagttttttggttttttttttctgagtaaGTATGGCAGAGAGATGATATTcagaaattatattttctattattccaTGTTCTAAACCATTTCAACAAATGCATGGAAGTATATGTTATCTCAATGTATCAAAAGTAAAGAAATGTTGCTGCTAATCTAATAAAAGATTTCATCTTTCACAGCAAAATCATATAATCAGGTTAGCATCTCAAAAATACTTCAACATATAAATGCTGTTCAGATCtatctgttttatttattatattaggtaaaagaaattggaaaaaaaGGTTTTGTGTTTGTTAATGATATTTACTTAAACTAAGATACATAAACtgttttataatgttttaaaaggaaaatatattgtaaagtccaaagaatgaatttttttgGTAAAGCTAGATATGATTTTCTTAAGCTTTATGTTTTGGTGAGAAGAATATGTAGATTGTTATCTCTGATGCAATCAATTAGAACTCACTCATTTAATACAATAATCGTTTAGTGcactaataattaataaaaagtaaatttagatAAAGTTAAGCTAAACAAAGTCAACTTTCAACAAATCTTTCTAAGAATTCCCCTTAACACTTATTTAAATTTGCATAAATagtttgaaacataaaaaaaagggttttaaaaacacattagacaatataaaaagatttaaacaaatatacaatttaaaaggataataataaaaatactaataaaagataaaatatttactttcttCACCAAAGTTCCAACATGAAAGTGTCTCAACTAAGTTTCTTGAGAAAGATGAGAAATTTTCTGAAAATGAAAAGCCAATGAAACATCTGACAGAAAGAAGGAGAATTCGACTGGTCAAACTTTCggtcaaagtttttttttttcgtttccATGCGTCCTGCCTTGGAATCCTGTCACTACCTCAGATGCTTCCATTAAATTTTTACCTCGTTATATGAAAACCAATGCATGTCTTTGATCTGACATAGGAGGACAAATGCTGCTGCTTTAATATATTTGCTGTTTCCACACATGAGTTCTGCCATTGCAGAAAGCCAAGAAAAGCATCaccttaaaaaaaaagtattactCAGTTATTTCCATGCACGAGCTACTGAATATCTGATTTGGCATTTTTgtgtaaaatgataaaacttCTTACCTTTGCCATATTGTAATGTCTTTgctataaaagataaaatggttGATTTGATTAACAGCGTCATCCCTTGATTTATACTTGTTTGCAAAATCACATGGAATAATAGGACATATTAATCataatgaaaaggaaaattgtGCTTGTTTAACTTTATCACGATAAGCAACAAATTACTAATATTATTAACTTAGGAACATGATATACATATCTTGAATCTAGCTAGTTTATGTATATTGCAGTTGATGAGTGATTTTTCCACCAACATATATCACCATGGTTGGTCCTTCATATTGCACTGCATAATGATGGTGCTGCATGCATGccttttgtttgtattttatatacCATTTATTTCGTACTAATAATGTTATGGATATGATTTAGTTTCATCCAAGTAAGAAAATtttgtaagtggaataattgaAGTTTAATCTGATATACAGAAATGTATCAAATGTATTGAAGGGAATCCCAACAAGggtttttgaaaatgaaaggaaGAAACATTCACAAAAACTAAAGGCATCATAAATAAATTCACTCTGCAAGTCTAAGATGGAAGAACAAACCTCTGGAATTGAACTTCAACAAAATGTTTATCAGCAAGATAtgttttgttgaaagaaaatatgaataacGATGAAAATTCTAagtgttttgattgtggtaGCTAAATGATCCATGTATTTATAGCCACAGAACACTTTTGAAAACCAGAGAAATAATTGCATTAAACCAAGAAATAATAGTACTGAATTTGAATCTGAACATTGCATGGCTGCCATTTGTATTCACTCACTATAGAAAAggacaatattttttaattatttccaGAAGACAGTGTCTGAGATAAAATTATGCTTTTCTTGTGTGTCAATTTTctcaataaaacataaaacgttacaaacaaataataaatcacatctataatattattattattaatttaatcaaataaaaactattACACGTCATGCtgcaaacaaataaaaaccGAATACACTGAAATTGTTAGATACATATAAATACATTGTAGCCATTGAGATCTTTGAATGAACATCTAAACCACATGATTGTGGAAGCTGAAGCCACCATGTTGCATCAGATTTCAGATTCAAACTTGAAGGAGAGTGTGCTCTTAGATGATGTTTCAATAAAATTGCTGTCAGAATTTACATTCTAACTCACCTTGTTAATTGCATTGTAATATTAGTTCATTAAAGGACATTCATACATTAATCCATTTGAGAGtgtaatatatcattatttcaaGTTTTGTTATTCTGGAAACCTATTCTATTCATGCCTACATCTATTATGTTTATTCATGTACTATGTTATGTTGTTTACAATAATTTGAATCCATCTGACTAATGGGTTTTGCttctatttttgtaaaatatactATAAAAGGATGAACTTTTAACCATTACATTAGTAATAATAGATTTTCATATAGgattttcaaaattacaaatacaATTCATTAGTCAGGTAAATGGATCcaattaattattgaataaattcaattaataagAAGTTCTAACcaatatatctaacaaaatccataataatataaaaaagcaTTAAATTGATTATCAAATTTCATTAATACAAGTAGCTGTAAAGAATAGGTTGCAAgaacaacaaaacataaaatattaacaaattacACTCTCAAATTAATTAACACATGTAACTTAATGTACTAACTACACAGAAAAACTTAATCAATTCACAATATTAAgcaatgttaaaaaataattttggtgaATCATATGATGATAATGCAATATCTCCTCCACAATATTGCATCTCTTCTTATCTATTTGCACAATAACATGTACTATTTATAAGTACATGAAATTagctaaatttttttaattatgaataaataaGATAATGCCAAATTTGATATACATCAAATACATTTGGAATTTTCTTATATGATATTATGctgttaataaaatatacatttgaTCTTTCACAGAAAAAACATTACATATTATACAAAATCTCATTACCTTAATTATATTAGCATCCAAGTCACTGCAACAGATaatgaaatgtttattttataacgGTTAAGTTTTAATtcattgaataatttattaatattattatgacaAATACACTTTTATCCTTTTAAGTGATATTTGTTTAATGACATTGTTTAATATTTCTTACAAAAGTAatgcttttatatattttcttacttAGATTATTGCATTAAACTTGGATGCTAACATGATGAGTTTTTCTACATTATGTATTGTCTTTACTGTGAAAGATCGAATATTAACTTTATTAACAGCATAGTTCTTTGATTttagatattatataaattttgatatataatagTGAAGATTGATAATGTTCTTAAtcattttaatacttttttttatatttcattcatTTAAGGTATcagttgaaatattttaatttatgaattctCGTATATTTATcagatatattaaaatttaattatattaaacatgTGACTAATGGCTTGTACtcagttttataaaatataggtttaataggttcggaggtctttatatttgtgggttcgtttcaattgggtcctccaattttgaaagtgatcaatttggtccctaatttaacaaaattgagtcaataataccctttccgttaaatataatggacgacgttaactttttaaacatgtggcatgttgaggcatccttttatttgcaggtggcacagttttatttgaaggatgcttcaacataccacatgtttaaaaagttaatgacgtccattgtatttaacggaaagggtattattgactcaattttgttaaattagggaccaaattgatcactttcaaaattggaggacccaattgaaacgaacccacaaatatagggacttccgaacctattaaacctaaaatatattatgaaatgatgaaactttaacatttatattagttataatagATTTTCATCCTTTCACAATAGATTTCAAATACTGCATAGACAATCCATTAGGtatatattttgattcaattaaTTATCAATCCTTAAATTTGATTACTAATAAATTTAGAATGTAAACATAGTTAATAGATTTGAATAACAAgggaaaatgttaaaaataattttgataaacaaaatactaataGTACCTAATATATGCATCTCCATTCCTTTCCTCCACAATGATGTTCCATTCATTATCTGTCTGCAAAATAGCATGGTTTAAAGGATGAGATAAcagtaaataaatatgatttgtaaataaatatcatataatttaaagtGAGTTTCAAAATGATACGATAAATTAAGGAcagtaaataaatatgatttgtaaataatattgttGGATCTCTTTACCTGTTTGCAAAATCacatttgtaaataatattgttGGATTTCTTTACCTGTTTGCAAAATCAGGTGGTTTAGAAGATccaataataagaaatataatttgtgAATAAGATCTTTCTGCCACAGTTTCTGGTtgtataaactaatataatgtctaaaaaaatttaagcatTAAATTTATGAGATACATGGactattttactttctttcatGATATGAATAAATGAAGTGATTTGTTAAtgtaactaaatatatatatatcgaaagaaattgttaaaaataaaaataatgcttaccactaaatgaaaaaaaaggaaaat
The Vigna angularis cultivar LongXiaoDou No.4 chromosome 5, ASM1680809v1, whole genome shotgun sequence genome window above contains:
- the LOC108326138 gene encoding E3 ubiquitin-protein ligase AIRP2 isoform X3, whose product is MYIASMGWSFKDSLKLLEADIHHANTLASDFPREYDGACLQMRMSYSMAAHLFLFLVQWTDCNLAGALGLLRILIYKVYVDGTTTMSTHERKASIREFYAVIYPSLLQLQKGVTDTEDKKQKAVCLERYRKRDEDEHRQPSDIDIEREEECGICMEMNSKIVLPDCNHVMCLKCYHE